The sequence TGGCCGCGATGGGCCAGAGCTACCTGGTGCAGGTTTACGATCGATCGCTGCGCGCCCACGGGCGGCATGCGGCGCAGATCCTGCTCACGGCCAGCGACCTGGACGAGCGCACGCGGTACTTGAACGTGCGGAATACGATCTTCACCCTTTTCGAGCTGGGCGCAGTGCCGATCATCAACGAGAACGACACGGTCAGCGTCGAGGAGTTGCAAACCACCTTCGGCGATAATGATCGGCTGGCGGCGATGGTCACTAACCTGATTCGCGCGCCACTCTTGGTGCTGCTCTCGGATGTTGACGGACTTTATGACGGCGATCCTCGCGAACCCGGCTCGAAATTGATCTCGACCGTGACCCGGCTCGACGATTCCGTGCTGGCCCTGGTGCGCGACGTCAAGACGGGGCTGAGCAAGGGAGGCATGGCCAGCAAGCTGGCCGCCGCCCGTATCGCCACGGTCGCGGGCGAAAACGTCGTGATCGCCAACGGGCGCACGCCCGGCAACCTGGCGCGCATCCTGGCCGGCGAGGAAGTCGGCACGCTGGTCGTCTCGCAAGGAAGCGTCATCACGTCACGCAAGCGCTGGATCGGCTTTACTGCCCAGCCGCGCGGGCACCTGGTCTTGGACGACGGCGCCCGTCGCGCGGTCGAGAAGCAAGGGCGCAGTCTGCTGGCGATCGGCGTCGTGGAAGCAGTCGGGAATTTCAAAAAAGGGGACGTGGTCTCGCTACGCGATCGGGCGGGCGCAGAATTCGCTCGCGGGCTGATCAATTACGCGGCGGACGAAGTCACGCGGATCAAAGGGCTCAAGACCGACGCCATCGCCGCGGCCCTGGGGCATTGCCCTTATGAGGAGGTCGTACACCGCGATAATATGGCGGTGACGACTTCGGCGGCGCCCTAGTTTCGCGGCATTCCCAGCCTGCGGGGCGGCCATTTGCGGTATCCGCCGAGGGCGATTTGCGTCATACTAGATGGTTCCGCCGAGCCCTTTTCAAAAGGTTTGACGGCCCGCCCCATTTTCACACTAGTTTTGCACCCTTCGCCGCTGTCGATGGCTACTACGCTCCCCTTCAGTACGACCACGGGCGCCCGCCGGGTGCCTGGTGTGCAGATTCCCAGTTACGTCTTTGATTCGAACCGCGAATTGGCCCGGCATGTGGCCCACACTATCGCCGGCGTGATTCGCGAGCGCAATTCCTTCGGCCAGATGGCCGTGCTGGGCTTGCCGACCGGCTCGACGCCGCTGGGCATTTACCGCGAGCTGATCCGCCTGCACCGCGA comes from Pirellulales bacterium and encodes:
- the proB gene encoding glutamate 5-kinase; protein product: MTDLLRQEIATAADIVVVKVGTRVLTTSEGTLNEERIAALAEEIHQLLAGGRKVAVVSSGAVGAGMGRIGMRERPRDLAQLQAVAAMGQSYLVQVYDRSLRAHGRHAAQILLTASDLDERTRYLNVRNTIFTLFELGAVPIINENDTVSVEELQTTFGDNDRLAAMVTNLIRAPLLVLLSDVDGLYDGDPREPGSKLISTVTRLDDSVLALVRDVKTGLSKGGMASKLAAARIATVAGENVVIANGRTPGNLARILAGEEVGTLVVSQGSVITSRKRWIGFTAQPRGHLVLDDGARRAVEKQGRSLLAIGVVEAVGNFKKGDVVSLRDRAGAEFARGLINYAADEVTRIKGLKTDAIAAALGHCPYEEVVHRDNMAVTTSAAP